The Deltaproteobacteria bacterium HGW-Deltaproteobacteria-4 DNA window TTCGATTGCCCGTGTTTGGATTAAACCTGGAACCGGGGCGATTATTGTCAATACCCGTCCGGTTGAAGAATATTTTGGTCGTGAGACCTCGCAGATGGTGGTTCGCCAGCCTCTCGAACTAACTGACAATGTCGGAAAGTTTGATGTTGTTGCGACGGTTCTCGGTGGCGGTCCTTCCGGGCAGGCCGGTGCAGTCAAGCACGGTATCACCAAGGCTCTGCTGGAAGTGAATCCGGAATTGCGCGCCGTCCTCAAGAAGGCCGGATTTATCACTCGTGACAGCCGTATCAAAGAGCGTAAGAAATACGGGAAGGCAGCTGCCCGTCGCAGCTTCCAGTTCTCGAAGCGTTAATCGCGGTTTTTTACAGACTACTGGATCAGCAAAAGGGGAACCCGCATACGGTTCCCCTTTTGCCATTGTAGGAGGTTGTTGCGATGATGAAAATTGCGGTCGTTGGTGCCAGCGGCTATACCGGTGTCGAGCTGTTACGTCTGTTGTTGAATCACCCTGATGTCACAATCAGCTGTGTCACCGCCAACCAGAATGCCGGCGAAGAAGTGGCAACCCTCTTCCCGTCGTTGGCCGGCCGCATTGACC harbors:
- a CDS encoding 30S ribosomal protein S9, yielding MAEQKFYATGKRKTSIARVWIKPGTGAIIVNTRPVEEYFGRETSQMVVRQPLELTDNVGKFDVVATVLGGGPSGQAGAVKHGITKALLEVNPELRAVLKKAGFITRDSRIKERKKYGKAAARRSFQFSKR